One genomic region from Granulimonas faecalis encodes:
- a CDS encoding CpaF family protein yields MGLLGRVRSQGGGAPAGDPEGPVRESLRRDLVDRLGLADVARLVREEEPARAREELSVACDALLNGEGYGSLSPEARGRVRREVLDQILGLGLLQPLMDDPSVTEIMVNGTQSLYFERDGRIVEAPRVFESPDQIMLVVDRILAPLGRRLDESCPIVNARLANGDRVNAVIAPVAVDGPAVTIRRFTGRIGSLDRLVELGSVPAWYATLLSWAVRLRQDVAVVGGTGSGKTTLLNALSLEIPAGERIVTIEDSAELAFDPSLHVVRLEARGASIEGTGAVTIRDLVTNALRMRPDRIVVGEVRGGEAVDMLQAMNTGHDGSLTTLHAGSEHEAVVRLVLMARLGMDVPASLIEEQVASALDIVVMGKRLAGGARRVTSASAVGRAPGGTVALEPLVAYDEVSDQWELVREPAFVAEGLAGGLLDEGEVAAWRSSLG; encoded by the coding sequence ATGGGCCTCCTGGGGCGGGTGCGCTCCCAGGGAGGGGGCGCGCCCGCGGGGGACCCCGAGGGCCCGGTCCGCGAGTCCCTGCGTCGCGACCTTGTCGACCGCCTTGGCCTCGCCGACGTGGCCCGGCTCGTGCGCGAGGAGGAGCCGGCGCGCGCCCGGGAGGAGCTCTCCGTGGCGTGCGACGCGCTGCTCAACGGCGAGGGCTACGGGAGCCTCTCGCCCGAGGCCCGGGGGCGGGTGCGGCGCGAGGTGCTCGACCAGATTCTCGGGCTAGGGCTCCTCCAGCCGCTCATGGACGACCCGTCGGTCACCGAGATCATGGTCAACGGCACGCAGTCGCTCTACTTCGAGCGAGACGGCCGCATCGTCGAGGCGCCCCGCGTGTTCGAGTCGCCCGACCAGATCATGCTCGTGGTCGACCGCATCCTCGCCCCGCTCGGGCGCCGCCTCGACGAGTCGTGCCCCATCGTGAACGCCCGCCTCGCCAACGGCGACCGCGTGAACGCCGTGATCGCGCCCGTGGCGGTGGACGGCCCGGCCGTGACCATCCGGCGCTTCACGGGGCGCATCGGGTCCCTGGACCGGCTCGTGGAGCTGGGGTCGGTGCCGGCCTGGTACGCCACGCTGCTCTCGTGGGCCGTGCGCCTCCGGCAGGACGTGGCCGTGGTGGGCGGCACGGGGTCGGGCAAGACCACGCTCCTGAACGCCCTGTCGCTGGAGATCCCGGCCGGCGAGCGGATCGTCACCATCGAGGACTCCGCGGAGCTCGCCTTCGACCCCAGCCTGCACGTGGTGCGCCTGGAGGCGCGCGGCGCGTCCATCGAGGGCACGGGGGCGGTGACCATCCGCGACCTCGTGACCAACGCCCTGCGCATGAGGCCCGACCGCATCGTCGTGGGGGAGGTCCGTGGGGGCGAGGCCGTCGACATGCTCCAGGCGATGAACACCGGCCACGACGGGTCGCTCACCACCCTGCACGCCGGCAGCGAGCACGAGGCCGTGGTGAGGCTCGTGCTCATGGCCCGCCTCGGCATGGACGTGCCGGCCTCCCTCATCGAGGAGCAGGTGGCGAGCGCGCTCGACATCGTGGTCATGGGCAAGCGCCTGGCGGGCGGTGCGCGGCGGGTCACCTCGGCGAGCGCCGTGGGGCGCGCGCCGGGCGGCACCGTGGCCCTGGAGCCCCTGGTGGCCTACGACGAGGTGTCCGACCAGTGGGAGCTGGTGCGCGAGCCGGCCTTCGTGGCCGAGGGCCTCGCGGGCGGCCTCCTGGACGAGGGGGAGGTGGCGGCATGGCGCTCGAGCTTGGGTTGA
- a CDS encoding AAA family ATPase: MGATWLVCAGEGERAEVCALVGRLVPGCQTIRSGDPVLARSLASGLDPAPCVAVGAGLPVDPVNVAAAVAADGRAPRVVLAVRGASGSLVSRAAKAGVTEVLDPREGVEPAPREAAVGGGLPESRPEGPAAPPAADGLDEPDCVAADTPGEDGDARGRVRSLPAGHGRLVCVASGRGGVGKSSVAALMALACARWGLKVALVDLDLTFGNLFGYFGLPGPADLTPVSDGATGAALDRCGVRVAENLVLFGPCERPEYAEAVAPRAAELLGALRDRFDLVVVDTSSAWGDEVAAAAQGADRLVIVGDERAGAIGSLARAAALAVRLGVARTRLVRLMNRCDPRRRDEEFMTRASMGLEGARSFRTLEGSLDVAELLSAGHAPDLAGLDNDFSTSCASVAAKLLADLGCLPDCEGARKARDAKVVRRRSVFSFAKAAG, encoded by the coding sequence ATGGGTGCGACGTGGCTGGTGTGTGCCGGCGAGGGGGAGCGCGCCGAGGTGTGCGCCCTGGTGGGGCGGCTCGTACCGGGGTGCCAGACGATAAGGTCGGGCGACCCCGTGCTCGCGCGCTCGTTGGCGTCGGGCCTCGACCCGGCGCCCTGCGTGGCCGTGGGGGCGGGACTGCCGGTGGACCCGGTGAACGTGGCGGCCGCCGTGGCCGCCGACGGCCGGGCTCCCCGGGTGGTGCTGGCCGTCCGCGGGGCGTCCGGGTCGCTCGTGAGCCGTGCGGCCAAGGCCGGGGTGACCGAGGTGCTCGACCCGCGTGAGGGGGTGGAGCCGGCCCCTCGGGAGGCAGCTGTGGGAGGGGGTCTCCCAGAGTCGCGGCCGGAGGGGCCGGCAGCGCCCCCTGCGGCCGACGGGCTCGACGAGCCGGACTGCGTGGCGGCGGACACACCCGGGGAGGACGGCGACGCCCGCGGGCGCGTCCGATCGCTCCCGGCCGGCCACGGGCGCCTCGTCTGCGTGGCGAGCGGGAGGGGCGGCGTGGGCAAGAGCTCCGTCGCGGCCCTCATGGCCCTCGCCTGTGCCCGCTGGGGCCTCAAGGTGGCCCTCGTGGACCTCGACCTCACCTTCGGCAACCTGTTCGGCTACTTCGGGCTGCCGGGTCCCGCCGACCTCACGCCGGTCTCCGACGGTGCGACGGGGGCCGCGCTCGACCGCTGCGGGGTGCGCGTGGCCGAGAACCTCGTGCTGTTCGGCCCGTGCGAGCGGCCAGAGTACGCCGAGGCCGTGGCGCCCCGCGCCGCGGAGCTCCTCGGGGCCCTGCGCGACAGGTTCGACCTCGTGGTCGTCGACACGTCGTCGGCCTGGGGCGACGAGGTGGCCGCCGCGGCCCAGGGGGCGGACCGCCTCGTGATCGTGGGCGACGAGCGCGCGGGCGCCATCGGGTCGCTCGCCCGGGCCGCGGCCCTGGCCGTGCGCCTCGGGGTGGCCCGGACGCGCCTGGTGCGGCTCATGAACCGCTGCGACCCGCGCCGCCGCGACGAGGAGTTCATGACCCGGGCGTCCATGGGGCTCGAGGGCGCGCGCTCGTTCAGGACGCTCGAGGGGTCGCTCGACGTCGCCGAGCTCCTGAGCGCCGGCCACGCGCCCGACCTCGCGGGGCTGGACAACGACTTCTCCACGTCCTGCGCGTCGGTGGCGGCCAAGCTCCTCGCCGACCTCGGGTGCCTGCCCGACTGCGAGGGCGCGCGCAAGGCCCGCGACGCCAAGGTGGTGCGCCGCCGCTCGGTGTTCAGCTTCGCCAAGGCGGCCGGCTGA
- a CDS encoding cation-translocating P-type ATPase — MKPYLQTADEVAQGLSTDVEAGLTDAEVAKRLGQYGPNKLDEAKKDPLWKRFLAQLADPMIILLLAAAVISAVAGAAQGESDIADVVIILFVVVVNAVLGVVQESKAEEALEALQQMAASTSKVVRDGKIVDVRSEELVPGDVVVLEAGDAVPADCRVVESASLKVEESALTGESLPVDKMVDALLAEGDDVPLGDRRNMVYMGSTVVYGRGRAVVAATGMDTEMGKIADSINEAVDEQTPLQRKLAELSRILTIGVIGICIFIFIVDFIKHGAEFMADPRLVIDTFMVAVSLAVAAIPEGLVAVVTIVLSIGVTKMSRESAIIRKLTAVETLGCTQVICSDKTGTLTQNKMTVVRHSGADEDELVRAMALCNDAQWVLAEESAKGEPTEAALVADAAKHGLPKTDLDAEYVRVGEAPFDSGRKMMSVVVRTAEGEITQYTKGAPDEVLKRCTKVVTADGVADLTDDVRDAILQENKAMADDALRVLAAARRSWPEAPASEDADHLEQDLTFVGLCGMIDPVRPEVGPSIVEAHGAGIRVVMITGDHIDTAVAIAKELGIVTDRSQAITGAELDRLSDEELAERIGDYGVYARVQPEHKVRIVEAWKKQGKIVAMTGDGVNDAPSIKRADIGVGMGITGTDVTKNVADMVLADDNFATIVTAVEEGRHIYDNIRKAIQFLLSSNIAEVIAVFVATMIGFVILEPVHLLWINLITDCFPALALGMEKTEPGIMGRKPREASDGIFAGGMGVDVVFQGVVISLFTLISYFIGVSHQFGTVDLGFIASHPEAGVEGMTMAFLTLSMVEMFHSFNMRSRRQSIFKLGNHNRWLWGSFALSLVLTFVVIEVPPVAQVFGFAELDAPNYLMAMGLAFLIIPIMELYKLCWRVRDNAA, encoded by the coding sequence TTGAAACCGTACCTGCAAACCGCCGACGAGGTGGCCCAGGGCCTCTCCACCGACGTGGAGGCCGGCCTCACCGACGCCGAGGTGGCCAAGCGCCTCGGCCAGTACGGGCCCAACAAGCTCGACGAGGCCAAGAAGGACCCGCTGTGGAAGCGCTTCCTGGCCCAGCTCGCCGACCCCATGATCATCCTGTTGCTCGCCGCCGCGGTCATCAGCGCCGTGGCCGGCGCGGCCCAGGGCGAGTCCGACATCGCGGACGTCGTCATCATCCTGTTCGTCGTGGTGGTCAACGCCGTCCTCGGCGTGGTCCAGGAGTCCAAGGCCGAGGAGGCCTTGGAGGCCCTCCAGCAGATGGCCGCCAGCACCTCCAAGGTGGTGCGCGACGGGAAGATCGTGGACGTGCGTTCCGAGGAGCTCGTCCCCGGCGACGTGGTGGTCCTCGAGGCCGGCGACGCCGTGCCGGCCGACTGCCGCGTGGTGGAGAGCGCCAGCCTCAAGGTGGAGGAGTCCGCGCTCACCGGCGAGTCCCTGCCTGTGGACAAGATGGTGGACGCTCTGCTCGCCGAGGGCGACGACGTGCCCCTGGGCGACCGCAGGAACATGGTCTATATGGGCTCCACCGTGGTCTACGGCCGCGGCCGCGCCGTCGTGGCGGCCACCGGCATGGACACCGAGATGGGCAAGATCGCCGACTCCATCAACGAGGCGGTGGACGAGCAGACCCCGCTCCAGCGGAAGCTCGCCGAGCTCTCCCGCATCCTCACGATCGGCGTCATCGGCATCTGCATCTTCATCTTCATCGTCGACTTCATCAAGCACGGCGCCGAGTTCATGGCCGACCCGCGCCTCGTCATCGACACCTTCATGGTCGCCGTCTCGCTCGCCGTGGCGGCCATTCCCGAGGGCCTCGTGGCGGTGGTCACCATCGTGCTGTCCATCGGCGTCACCAAGATGAGCCGCGAGTCGGCCATCATCCGCAAGCTCACCGCCGTGGAGACCCTGGGCTGCACCCAGGTGATCTGCTCCGACAAGACCGGCACCCTCACCCAGAACAAGATGACCGTCGTGCGCCACTCCGGCGCCGACGAGGACGAGCTCGTGCGCGCCATGGCCCTTTGCAACGACGCCCAGTGGGTGCTCGCCGAGGAGTCGGCGAAGGGCGAGCCCACCGAGGCCGCCCTCGTGGCCGACGCCGCCAAGCACGGCCTGCCCAAGACCGACCTCGACGCCGAGTACGTGCGTGTGGGCGAGGCACCGTTCGACTCCGGCCGCAAGATGATGTCCGTGGTGGTGCGCACTGCCGAGGGCGAGATCACCCAGTACACCAAGGGCGCCCCCGACGAGGTGCTCAAGCGCTGCACCAAGGTCGTCACCGCCGACGGCGTGGCCGACCTCACCGACGACGTGCGCGACGCCATCCTTCAGGAGAACAAGGCCATGGCCGACGACGCCCTGCGCGTGCTCGCCGCGGCCAGGCGCTCCTGGCCCGAGGCCCCGGCGTCCGAGGACGCCGACCACCTGGAGCAGGACCTCACGTTCGTCGGCCTTTGCGGCATGATCGACCCGGTGCGCCCCGAGGTGGGCCCCTCCATCGTCGAGGCCCACGGCGCCGGCATCCGCGTGGTCATGATCACCGGCGACCACATCGACACCGCCGTGGCCATCGCCAAGGAGCTCGGCATCGTGACCGACCGCTCCCAGGCCATCACCGGCGCCGAGCTGGACAGGCTCTCCGACGAGGAGCTCGCCGAGAGGATCGGCGACTACGGCGTGTACGCCCGCGTGCAGCCCGAGCACAAGGTCCGCATCGTCGAGGCCTGGAAGAAGCAGGGCAAGATCGTGGCCATGACCGGCGACGGCGTCAACGACGCCCCGTCCATCAAGCGCGCCGACATCGGCGTGGGCATGGGCATCACCGGCACCGACGTCACCAAGAACGTCGCCGACATGGTGCTCGCCGACGACAACTTCGCCACCATCGTGACGGCCGTGGAGGAGGGCCGCCACATCTACGACAACATCCGCAAGGCGATCCAGTTCCTCCTCTCCAGCAACATCGCCGAGGTCATCGCCGTGTTCGTGGCCACCATGATCGGCTTCGTGATCCTGGAGCCGGTGCACCTGCTCTGGATCAACCTCATCACCGACTGCTTCCCGGCCCTCGCCCTGGGCATGGAGAAGACCGAGCCGGGCATCATGGGCCGCAAGCCCCGCGAGGCCTCCGACGGCATCTTCGCCGGCGGCATGGGCGTCGACGTGGTCTTCCAGGGCGTGGTGATCTCGCTGTTCACCCTCATCAGCTACTTCATCGGCGTGTCCCACCAGTTCGGCACCGTGGACCTCGGCTTCATCGCCTCCCATCCCGAGGCCGGCGTCGAGGGCATGACCATGGCTTTCCTCACGCTGTCCATGGTGGAGATGTTCCACTCGTTCAACATGCGCTCCCGGCGCCAGTCCATCTTCAAGCTGGGCAACCACAACCGTTGGCTCTGGGGCTCTTTCGCCCTGTCCCTCGTGCTGACCTTCGTGGTCATCGAGGTGCCCCCGGTGGCCCAGGTCTTCGGCTTCGCCGAGCTCGACGCCCCCAACTACCTCATGGCCATGGGCCTTGCGTTCCTGATCATCCCGATTATGGAGCTCTACAAGCTCTGCTGGCGCGTCCGCGACAACGCCGCCTAG
- the rsgA gene encoding ribosome small subunit-dependent GTPase A has product MAKRSKRRQARGGRRGNGQETVLPDVSTLADVPGWGDLAPTPLQDEAFAAWRGASEDPDGLEEGCVCRLDRGFPAVLTASGPVRAEHAVRIAKEADALKPAVGDWVALRRPAGHDMAVIEEVLPRKSEVARWRGGSRGERQVLAANVDVVLCAQAEGRRGISLDRAARAATVTADCGAAWAVVLTKADCAPSPETLAADVAALRAMFGPGTPVVVCASLLEDGGEPEQDAGLEALRAAVEGAGGSWGVGAVRALVPEGRTGMVLGESGVGKSTLLNALLGHEALETGAVRERDGAGRHTTVTRRMVRLPGAGVIIDCPGLRSLPLVGHERGLAKVFPEVAVEAGSCRFRDCTHGSEPGCAVVGAASRGAFTAEALDAWRSLAAEMRESAGTLDPDVRL; this is encoded by the coding sequence ATGGCGAAGCGGAGCAAGAGGCGGCAGGCCCGGGGCGGCCGCCGCGGCAACGGGCAGGAGACCGTCCTGCCGGACGTCTCCACGTTGGCGGACGTCCCGGGCTGGGGCGACCTCGCGCCTACGCCCCTGCAGGATGAGGCCTTCGCCGCGTGGAGGGGCGCCTCGGAGGACCCCGACGGCCTGGAGGAGGGTTGCGTCTGCCGTCTCGACCGCGGATTTCCCGCCGTCCTCACGGCGTCCGGTCCCGTGCGCGCCGAGCACGCCGTGCGCATCGCCAAGGAGGCGGACGCGCTCAAGCCGGCCGTGGGCGACTGGGTGGCGCTGCGCCGCCCCGCGGGCCACGACATGGCCGTGATCGAGGAGGTCCTGCCCCGCAAGAGCGAGGTCGCGCGGTGGCGCGGCGGATCCCGGGGCGAGCGCCAGGTGCTGGCCGCCAACGTGGACGTGGTGCTCTGCGCCCAGGCCGAGGGGCGACGCGGCATCTCCCTCGACCGCGCCGCCCGCGCCGCCACGGTGACGGCCGACTGCGGTGCCGCCTGGGCCGTCGTGCTCACCAAGGCCGACTGTGCGCCGTCGCCCGAGACGCTCGCGGCGGACGTGGCGGCCCTGAGGGCCATGTTCGGCCCCGGCACCCCCGTGGTGGTGTGCGCGAGCCTCCTCGAGGACGGCGGGGAGCCCGAGCAGGACGCGGGCCTCGAGGCCCTCCGCGCCGCGGTGGAGGGGGCCGGCGGCTCCTGGGGCGTGGGCGCGGTCCGCGCGCTCGTGCCCGAGGGGCGCACGGGCATGGTGCTCGGCGAGTCCGGGGTGGGGAAGTCCACCCTGCTCAACGCGCTGCTCGGCCACGAGGCCCTCGAGACCGGCGCCGTGAGGGAGCGCGACGGCGCCGGCAGGCACACCACGGTCACGCGGCGCATGGTCAGGCTGCCCGGCGCCGGCGTCATCATCGACTGCCCCGGCCTCAGGAGCCTGCCCCTCGTAGGCCACGAGCGGGGCCTCGCCAAGGTGTTCCCCGAGGTGGCGGTCGAGGCCGGCAGCTGCAGGTTCAGGGACTGCACCCACGGGTCCGAGCCCGGGTGCGCCGTGGTGGGGGCCGCCTCCCGGGGCGCCTTCACGGCGGAGGCGTTGGACGCCTGGCGGTCCCTGGCCGCCGAGATGCGCGAGAGCGCCGGGACCCTCGACCCCGACGTGCGCCTCTGA
- a CDS encoding 2-hydroxyacid dehydrogenase yields MKILFYDTFDYDKSSFENALKDYPDITIDFLEADLNPMTATLANGYDAVCGFVNSDIKAMTLEILAGFGIKLVLMRCAGFDAVNLDVARDLGMSVLRVPGYSPEAIAEFALGLALAADRHIVRGYNRVRENDYSLSGLLGTTFHGKTAGIVGTGKIGAAMCKIVAGLGMRVLGYDPYPNPSLEGIVEYVELDELLAQSDLISLHSPLFESNYHMIDDDAIAKMKDGVVFVNTGRGGLVDTQALIRGIRSHKIGAAGIDVYEEEGPNVFKNRSSAVFESVTSTLCAFPNVVVTSHQAFFTRGALDAIAHTTLDNAMAYVNGTVDQLPKPNVVC; encoded by the coding sequence ATGAAGATCCTGTTCTACGACACGTTCGACTACGACAAGTCGTCCTTCGAGAACGCCCTCAAGGACTACCCCGACATCACCATCGACTTCCTCGAAGCCGACCTCAACCCCATGACCGCCACCCTGGCCAACGGCTACGACGCCGTCTGCGGCTTCGTGAACTCCGACATCAAGGCCATGACCCTCGAGATCCTCGCCGGCTTCGGCATCAAGCTCGTCCTCATGCGCTGCGCCGGCTTCGACGCCGTCAACCTCGACGTCGCCCGCGACCTCGGCATGAGCGTCCTGCGCGTCCCGGGCTACAGCCCCGAGGCCATCGCCGAGTTCGCCCTCGGCCTCGCCCTCGCCGCCGACCGCCACATCGTGCGCGGCTACAACCGCGTCCGCGAGAACGACTACTCCCTCTCCGGCCTCCTCGGCACCACCTTCCACGGCAAGACTGCGGGCATCGTGGGCACCGGCAAGATCGGCGCCGCCATGTGCAAGATCGTGGCCGGCCTTGGCATGAGGGTCCTCGGCTACGACCCGTACCCCAACCCCTCCCTCGAAGGCATCGTGGAGTACGTCGAGCTCGACGAGCTGCTCGCCCAGTCCGACCTCATCTCCCTCCACAGCCCGCTCTTCGAGAGCAACTACCACATGATCGACGACGACGCCATCGCCAAGATGAAGGACGGCGTGGTCTTCGTGAACACCGGCCGCGGCGGCCTCGTGGACACCCAGGCCCTCATCCGCGGCATCCGCTCCCACAAGATCGGCGCCGCCGGCATCGACGTCTACGAGGAGGAGGGGCCCAACGTCTTCAAGAACCGCTCCTCCGCGGTCTTCGAGTCGGTGACCTCCACCCTCTGCGCCTTCCCCAACGTGGTGGTCACCTCCCACCAGGCCTTCTTCACCCGCGGGGCCCTGGACGCCATCGCCCACACCACCCTCGACAACGCCATGGCCTACGTCAACGGCACCGTCGACCAGCTCCCCAAGCCCAACGTCGTCTGCTAA
- a CDS encoding type II secretion system F family protein — translation MALELGLTAAAAFAAAACAIPGRRGVGPRARVGRLLAVVGGSRPVRAALSAPWVPAGFGLAVGRVLASGRVRGADGARGAVALAGPAAAAAGAAVTLDAAGALLGLALGWGALAAWGAAEGRRAAQEEARAVPDAYRSLASGLASGQTMAQAMTYVGRHGRGTVGEAFLRGSFELDCGSSVARALDVAASGVADPSMGLLSCALVISQRTGAPMAGLLERSAALVEEREGLAGLLRTKTAQVRLSAAVVMVLPALLVAALALISPDFRAGCATPVGAGCLAVAVGLDLCALAAMRAIMARVEP, via the coding sequence ATGGCGCTCGAGCTTGGGTTGACGGCTGCCGCGGCGTTCGCGGCCGCGGCCTGCGCGATCCCCGGCAGGCGGGGCGTGGGCCCCCGGGCCCGCGTGGGGCGCCTCCTCGCTGTGGTGGGAGGGTCCCGCCCGGTGCGGGCGGCCCTCTCGGCCCCGTGGGTCCCCGCGGGGTTCGGGCTCGCCGTGGGGCGCGTCCTGGCCTCCGGGCGGGTCCGCGGCGCCGACGGCGCCCGGGGCGCGGTCGCCCTCGCGGGGCCGGCGGCCGCGGCGGCCGGTGCGGCGGTGACCCTGGACGCCGCCGGGGCGCTCCTGGGGCTCGCCCTCGGCTGGGGCGCCTTGGCGGCGTGGGGCGCGGCCGAGGGGCGGCGGGCCGCGCAGGAGGAGGCCCGGGCGGTCCCCGACGCGTACCGCTCGCTTGCCAGCGGTCTGGCGTCTGGCCAGACCATGGCCCAGGCCATGACCTACGTTGGCCGCCACGGCCGGGGGACCGTGGGCGAGGCGTTCCTCCGGGGGTCGTTCGAGCTCGACTGCGGGTCGTCCGTGGCCCGGGCGCTGGACGTGGCCGCCTCCGGCGTGGCCGACCCGTCCATGGGGCTCCTGTCGTGCGCGCTGGTCATCTCGCAGCGCACCGGCGCCCCCATGGCGGGGCTCCTCGAGCGCTCTGCGGCGCTCGTGGAGGAGCGCGAGGGCCTCGCGGGCCTGCTCCGCACCAAGACGGCCCAGGTGCGCCTGTCGGCGGCCGTGGTGATGGTGCTGCCCGCGCTGCTCGTCGCGGCCCTCGCCCTGATCTCGCCCGACTTCAGGGCGGGCTGCGCGACGCCCGTCGGCGCCGGGTGCCTGGCCGTGGCCGTGGGCCTGGACCTCTGCGCCCTGGCGGCCATGAGGGCGATCATGGCGCGGGTGGAGCCGTGA
- a CDS encoding Flp family type IVb pilin yields the protein MVRDLLVTVACGVRAWVRGAAGAAAEERGQGTTEYAILVGVLVLIAIVAVIAFRGRVEELWNSIAQGINSL from the coding sequence ATGGTGAGGGATCTGCTGGTGACTGTGGCGTGCGGGGTCAGGGCGTGGGTGCGCGGGGCCGCGGGTGCGGCCGCCGAGGAGCGCGGCCAGGGGACGACGGAGTACGCCATCCTCGTGGGCGTCCTCGTTCTCATCGCCATCGTCGCGGTCATCGCGTTCAGGGGGAGGGTCGAGGAGCTGTGGAACTCCATCGCCCAAGGCATCAACTCGCTCTGA
- a CDS encoding type II secretion system F family protein: MSPWPPLAAAAAFGAAWALTAGGPALPVRRAGADPLARAVRRVAGLAPVRRMGEASRAAAERQAATQEMPELFDILALGLHAGLSFDGAMALYLERHDTVLAARLGQARLSWSLGLETRADALRRVADELGSPALLRFADAVAEALEFGVPLAATLERQSGAVRRDRRLQVEEEIERVPVKMLLPLGVLVVPAMLLAVLGPLMAQALGSLG, translated from the coding sequence GTGAGCCCGTGGCCGCCGCTGGCCGCCGCCGCGGCGTTCGGGGCGGCGTGGGCGCTCACGGCGGGAGGGCCGGCCCTGCCGGTGCGCAGGGCCGGGGCGGACCCGCTCGCCCGCGCCGTGCGCCGCGTCGCGGGGCTCGCCCCGGTGCGCCGCATGGGGGAGGCGTCCCGTGCCGCGGCCGAGCGACAGGCGGCCACCCAGGAGATGCCGGAGCTCTTCGACATCCTCGCCCTGGGGCTCCATGCCGGGCTGTCGTTCGACGGGGCGATGGCCCTCTACCTCGAGCGGCACGACACGGTGCTGGCCGCGCGGCTCGGGCAGGCGAGGCTCTCGTGGTCGCTCGGCCTCGAGACCCGCGCGGACGCGCTCCGGCGCGTGGCCGACGAGCTGGGGAGCCCGGCGCTGCTCCGCTTCGCCGACGCCGTGGCCGAGGCCCTGGAGTTCGGCGTCCCGCTGGCCGCGACACTGGAGCGGCAGTCGGGGGCCGTGCGCCGCGACCGCCGCCTGCAGGTGGAGGAGGAGATCGAGCGCGTGCCCGTGAAGATGCTGCTCCCGCTGGGGGTCCTGGTGGTCCCTGCCATGCTGCTCGCCGTCCTGGGCCCGCTCATGGCCCAGGCCCTCGGGTCGCTGGGGTGA
- a CDS encoding SAF domain-containing protein, whose product MSKRFRIVAASAFAVLALLSALAYGEQVRDQAESRRNEALERYGGEVAQVVVATEAVSAGDELGAANCALEEWLVDLVPEGALTSLDDVSGVPVASPLSRGMPVCDVHLSRGGESVAVPSGKVAVTVPVGDRTGVPAEVGAGTVLAAFRCSDGTTRLLARDVSVLAASGQRGGQGGSLTLAVPADDVAPVVTASADGTLRLVRPADDVGDLSASAAPRAVGPEDAGGAGDGDMDAPEGA is encoded by the coding sequence ATGTCCAAGCGATTTCGAATTGTCGCAGCGAGCGCGTTCGCCGTGCTCGCGCTTCTCTCCGCCCTGGCCTACGGCGAGCAGGTGCGCGACCAGGCGGAGTCCCGGCGCAACGAGGCGCTGGAGCGCTACGGCGGGGAGGTCGCGCAGGTGGTCGTCGCCACGGAAGCGGTGTCTGCGGGTGACGAGCTCGGTGCCGCTAACTGCGCCCTCGAGGAATGGCTCGTCGACCTCGTCCCCGAGGGCGCGCTCACGTCGCTCGACGACGTCTCCGGGGTCCCGGTCGCCTCGCCGCTCTCCCGCGGCATGCCGGTGTGCGACGTGCACCTCTCCCGGGGCGGCGAGTCCGTGGCCGTGCCGTCGGGCAAGGTGGCGGTCACCGTGCCCGTGGGCGATCGCACGGGGGTGCCGGCGGAGGTGGGCGCCGGGACGGTCCTGGCGGCCTTCCGGTGCTCCGACGGGACGACCCGCCTCCTGGCCCGGGACGTGTCCGTCCTGGCTGCCTCGGGGCAGCGCGGCGGCCAGGGAGGGTCGCTCACGCTCGCGGTGCCGGCCGACGACGTGGCCCCAGTGGTCACGGCGAGCGCGGACGGGACCCTCCGCCTCGTGCGCCCCGCCGACGACGTGGGGGACCTCTCGGCGAGCGCGGCGCCCCGGGCCGTGGGGCCCGAGGATGCCGGCGGCGCCGGCGATGGGGACATGGACGCGCCCGAGGGCGCTTGA